The genomic interval GTGCGGCGAGCCGACGCCGAGCGCATCGCCCGCGACTATCTGCGCGCCTATCCGACGAGCTCGACCCGCACGCACGACGTCGCGCTCGCCGACCTCGTCGTGGGCGAGGACGGGACCGTGCGCGTCGTGCTCGCCGCCCGCACCGACCCGCCGCTCCTCGGCTGGGTGACCCGCCACGGGGACCTGTCCATCACCCTGCACGCGGCCGGCGACGCCCGCGCGCGATGACGGGGAGGTCACCCCGAGCCCACCGCGGGCCCGAGCACCGCTCCCGTAGACTCACCTCTCGTGGCTGCCATCGACTTCTCCGAAGAGATCCCTCACCTCCGTGCGACGCTCACGTCGATCGAGAAGGTGACGGACCTCGACGCGCTCACCCGCACGATCGCCGATCTGGAGCAGCAGGCCAGCGCCCCGGACCTGTGGGACGACGTCGAGAACGCCCAGAAGGTGTCCTCGGCCCTCTCCCACGCCCAGGCCGAGCGCCGCCGTGTGGACGACCTCTCCTCCCGCATCGACGACCTCGAGGTCATGGTCCAGCTCGCCGCCGAGGAGGACGACGCCGACACCCGCGCCGAGGCCGAGAAGGAGTTCGCCTCGATCCGCAAGGCCCTCGACGAGCTCGAGGTGCGCACCCTGCTCTCGGGCGAGTACGACGAGCGCAGCGCCGTCGTCACGATCCGCTCCGGAGCGGGCGGCGTCGACGCCGCCGACTTCGCCGAGATGCTCCTGCGCATGTACCTGCGCTGGGCCGAGCGCCACGGCTACACGACCAAGGTCATGGACACCTCCTACGCCGAGGAGGCCGGGCTCAAGTCCGTCACCTTCGAGGTCGACGCCCCGTACGCCTACGGCACCCTCTCGGTCGAGGGCGGCACCCATCGCCTCGTGCGCATCAGCCCCTTCGACAACCAGGGCCGCCGCCAGACCTCGTTCGCCGCGGTCGAGGTGATCCCGCTCATCGAGTCCACCGACTCCATCGAGATCCCCGAGTCCGACCTCAAGATCGACGTGTTC from Brachybacterium huguangmaarense carries:
- a CDS encoding Tad domain-containing protein, coding for MTILTTGILVVILMVIGVGVAITGVQLERNELQSMADGAALAASQGFSEADLYTGASDQAPVVRRADAERIARDYLRAYPTSSTRTHDVALADLVVGEDGTVRVVLAARTDPPLLGWVTRHGDLSITLHAAGDARAR
- the prfB gene encoding peptide chain release factor 2; translation: MAAIDFSEEIPHLRATLTSIEKVTDLDALTRTIADLEQQASAPDLWDDVENAQKVSSALSHAQAERRRVDDLSSRIDDLEVMVQLAAEEDDADTRAEAEKEFASIRKALDELEVRTLLSGEYDERSAVVTIRSGAGGVDAADFAEMLLRMYLRWAERHGYTTKVMDTSYAEEAGLKSVTFEVDAPYAYGTLSVEGGTHRLVRISPFDNQGRRQTSFAAVEVIPLIESTDSIEIPESDLKIDVFRSSGPGGQSVNTTDSAVRMTHLPTGVVVSMQDEKSQIQNRAAALRVLQSRLLLLKKQEEDAKRKELAGDIKASWGDQMRSYVLNPYQMVKDLRTEHTEGNPQAVFDGEIDDLIEAGIRWRVGQQRQNAED